The Acinetobacter pittii genome contains a region encoding:
- the hutG gene encoding formimidoylglutamase: protein MNHTFKWQGRHDGEGEAHQRIHHIMNKTQPAEFALIGFSSDEGVKRNKGRVGAAEAPDAIRTQLANLPIHRPVSIVDLGTVTCEYDNLEQAQTELAEQVANSLQNGLKPIVLGGGHEVAFGSFSGLFQYVQAHAPDKKIGIINFDAHFDLREAEHATSGTPFLQAARLSEQHQKQFNYLCIGVANHANTKVLFDTADALNCSYLRDHEVNIFNLLNVLAAVDAFIEKVDCLYVTIDLDVFAAAVAPGVSAPAVKGIDLATFEALFKHIQETGKIKLLDIAECNPKFDLDNRTAKLAAYIVYQYLFS from the coding sequence ATGAATCACACATTTAAATGGCAAGGCCGCCATGATGGCGAGGGTGAAGCACACCAACGTATTCACCATATTATGAATAAAACCCAACCTGCTGAATTTGCCCTGATTGGTTTTAGCTCTGATGAAGGTGTGAAGCGTAACAAAGGCCGAGTTGGCGCTGCCGAAGCGCCAGATGCAATCCGTACTCAACTGGCTAATTTACCGATTCATCGCCCAGTCAGTATTGTCGATTTGGGTACAGTGACTTGTGAATATGACAATTTAGAGCAAGCACAAACAGAGTTGGCAGAACAAGTCGCAAACAGCTTGCAAAATGGTTTAAAGCCGATTGTATTGGGTGGCGGACATGAGGTTGCATTTGGTAGCTTTAGCGGTCTGTTCCAATATGTACAAGCCCACGCGCCAGATAAAAAAATAGGCATTATTAATTTCGATGCCCATTTTGATTTGCGTGAAGCCGAACATGCCACCTCTGGAACACCTTTTTTACAGGCAGCTCGACTTTCAGAACAGCATCAAAAACAATTTAATTATTTATGTATTGGGGTCGCCAACCATGCCAATACTAAAGTTTTGTTTGATACAGCCGATGCGCTGAATTGTTCATATTTGCGCGATCATGAGGTTAATATTTTTAACCTATTAAACGTACTTGCGGCGGTTGATGCTTTTATTGAAAAAGTAGACTGTTTGTACGTTACGATTGATTTAGATGTCTTTGCGGCTGCGGTTGCACCAGGGGTGAGTGCACCTGCTGTAAAAGGAATTGATTTAGCTACTTTTGAAGCACTTTTTAAGCATATTCAAGAGACTGGCAAAATCAAACTTTTAGATATTGCTGAATGCAATCCAAAATTTGATTTGGACAATAGAACAGCAAAACTGGCTGCGTATATTGTTTATCAATATTTGTTTTCTTGA
- the hutI gene encoding imidazolonepropionase translates to MKKLWQNCHIATMQNGQYSYIEDAAIVTEGHLIHWIGKQQQLPADTYSETVDLNGAWVTPGLIDCHTHSVFGGNRSVEFEKRLQGVSYAEIAASGGGIASTVRATREASEEQLLSSALKRIRCMQQDGVTTIEIKSGYGLNYENERKMLRVIRQIGEALPMTVKSTCLAAHALPPEYKDQSDAYIEHICTEMLPKLHAEGLVDAVDAFCEHLAFSPAQVERVFKTAQSLGLPVKLHAEQLSSLGGSSLAARYHALSADHLEYMTEDDVKAMAESGTVAVLLPGAFYLLRETQYPPIESLIKHGVRIALSSDLNPGTSPALSLRLMLNMGSTLFRLTPEQALAGVTIHAAQALGLEYTHGSLEQGKVADFVAWDIEHPSEIVYWLGGDLPKRVVQHGQEVIF, encoded by the coding sequence ATGAAAAAACTTTGGCAAAATTGCCACATTGCGACCATGCAAAATGGGCAATATTCCTACATTGAAGATGCTGCAATCGTCACAGAAGGGCATCTGATTCACTGGATTGGAAAACAACAACAACTTCCTGCCGACACGTATTCCGAAACAGTTGACTTAAATGGCGCTTGGGTAACCCCAGGGCTCATCGACTGTCATACGCATAGCGTATTTGGTGGCAACCGTAGTGTTGAGTTTGAAAAACGTTTGCAAGGTGTGAGCTATGCTGAAATTGCAGCAAGCGGTGGCGGTATTGCCAGTACTGTTCGTGCAACACGTGAAGCAAGCGAAGAACAATTACTAAGCTCAGCACTTAAACGTATTCGCTGTATGCAACAAGACGGCGTTACAACTATCGAGATTAAGTCTGGTTACGGACTCAATTATGAAAATGAACGCAAGATGCTGCGTGTGATTCGTCAAATTGGTGAAGCTTTACCGATGACGGTCAAAAGTACCTGTTTAGCTGCGCATGCGTTGCCGCCAGAGTACAAAGACCAAAGCGATGCTTATATCGAGCATATCTGTACAGAGATGTTGCCTAAACTACATGCTGAAGGTTTAGTCGATGCAGTAGATGCATTCTGCGAGCATTTGGCATTTTCACCAGCTCAGGTTGAACGTGTTTTTAAAACGGCACAATCATTAGGTTTGCCCGTTAAGCTTCATGCTGAGCAGCTCTCATCGCTAGGTGGCTCAAGTTTGGCAGCACGTTATCATGCTTTGTCGGCTGACCATTTAGAGTACATGACCGAAGATGATGTTAAAGCCATGGCAGAGTCGGGCACGGTTGCAGTGTTATTACCGGGTGCCTTTTATTTATTACGTGAAACACAATACCCACCGATTGAAAGCCTGATTAAACATGGTGTGCGTATTGCGCTGTCGAGTGATTTAAATCCGGGTACATCTCCAGCACTTTCTTTACGTTTAATGCTCAATATGGGCAGCACACTTTTTCGCTTAACGCCTGAGCAAGCATTAGCGGGTGTCACCATTCATGCTGCACAAGCGCTCGGTTTAGAGTACACACACGGCAGTCTGGAGCAGGGTAAAGTCGCTGACTTTGTGGCTTGGGATATTGAGCATCCATCTGAAATTGTTTACTGGCTTGGCGGCGATTTGCCTAAGCGAGTCGTTCAGCATGGACAAGAAGTTATTTTTTAG
- the hutH gene encoding histidine ammonia-lyase — protein sequence MELLIQPGKLTLADLRQAYLNPIKVKLDESASSAINASVACVEKIVNEGRTAYGINTGFGLLASTKIAPEDLEKLQRSLVLSHAAGVGEALDDAMVRLIILLKANSLARGFSGIRRKVIDALLALINAEVYPHIPLKGSVGASGDLAPLAHMSLVLLGEGKARYKGEWLPAVEALKVAGLEPISLAAKEGLALLNGTQVSTAYALRGLFEAEDLFAAATVCGGLSVEAMLGSRAPFDARIHEVRGQRGQIDVAAAYRDLLTDSSEIAHSHEDCSKVQDPYSLRCQPQVMGACLTQIRQAAEVLEIEANAVSDNPLVFAEQGDVISGGNFHAEPVAMAADNLALAIAEIGSLSERRISMMMDRHMSQLPPFLVANGGVNSGFMIAQVTAAALASDNKALAHPASVDSLPTSANQEDHVSMAPNAGKRLWYMADNVRGILAVEWLGACQGLDFREGLKSSPKLEQARKILRAQVPYYSEDRFFAPDIEQASELLSSGCLNELIIPKLLPSLSEV from the coding sequence ATGGAATTATTAATCCAACCGGGAAAACTGACCTTAGCCGATTTACGTCAAGCCTACCTCAACCCAATTAAAGTTAAATTAGATGAAAGTGCTTCATCTGCAATTAATGCAAGCGTGGCTTGCGTTGAGAAAATTGTAAATGAAGGACGTACAGCTTACGGTATTAACACGGGCTTTGGCTTACTTGCTTCAACTAAAATTGCTCCTGAAGATTTAGAAAAATTACAGCGTTCATTGGTTCTTTCGCATGCGGCAGGTGTAGGTGAAGCACTTGATGATGCAATGGTTCGTTTAATTATTCTATTGAAAGCAAATAGTTTGGCGCGTGGTTTCTCTGGTATTCGCCGTAAAGTGATTGATGCTTTGTTGGCTTTAATTAATGCCGAAGTTTACCCACACATTCCACTGAAAGGTTCAGTAGGGGCTTCAGGTGACTTGGCACCACTTGCACACATGTCTTTAGTGTTACTTGGTGAAGGTAAAGCGCGTTATAAAGGTGAATGGTTACCCGCAGTTGAAGCTTTAAAAGTTGCAGGCTTAGAACCAATTTCTTTAGCAGCTAAAGAAGGCTTAGCACTTTTAAATGGTACACAAGTTTCAACGGCTTATGCTTTACGCGGCTTATTTGAAGCGGAAGATTTATTTGCAGCTGCAACTGTTTGTGGTGGCTTAAGCGTTGAAGCAATGCTGGGTTCACGTGCACCATTCGATGCTCGTATTCACGAAGTACGTGGTCAACGTGGCCAAATTGATGTAGCTGCGGCTTATCGTGATCTCTTAACAGACTCGAGTGAAATTGCACATTCACACGAAGACTGTAGCAAAGTTCAAGACCCATACTCTTTACGTTGCCAACCACAGGTGATGGGCGCATGTTTAACCCAAATCCGTCAGGCTGCTGAAGTATTAGAAATTGAAGCAAATGCTGTATCTGATAACCCGCTTGTTTTTGCTGAACAAGGTGACGTGATTTCTGGTGGTAACTTCCATGCAGAACCTGTAGCAATGGCGGCCGATAATCTAGCTTTGGCAATTGCAGAAATTGGTTCACTGTCTGAACGTCGTATTTCGATGATGATGGACCGTCATATGTCACAACTTCCACCGTTCTTGGTGGCAAATGGTGGTGTTAACTCAGGCTTTATGATTGCTCAGGTAACTGCTGCTGCTCTTGCAAGTGACAATAAAGCGCTTGCACATCCAGCAAGTGTTGATAGCTTGCCGACTTCTGCCAACCAAGAAGACCATGTATCAATGGCTCCGAATGCTGGTAAACGTCTTTGGTATATGGCTGACAACGTCCGCGGCATTTTAGCTGTTGAATGGTTAGGCGCTTGTCAGGGTCTAGACTTCCGTGAAGGCCTAAAAAGCTCGCCTAAACTTGAACAAGCTCGTAAAATCTTGCGCGCTCAAGTGCCTTACTACAGTGAAGACCGTTTCTTTGCTCCTGATATTGAGCAAGCAAGTGAATTACTCTCAAGCGGCTGCTTAAACGAGTTAATTATTCCAAAACTACTCCCTAGTTTATCTGAAGTGTGA
- a CDS encoding DUF885 domain-containing protein encodes MKNRTLQLACISVLFWMFHSSNATTPEINTNSIEKSQSKQNSNVSVRVKALNQLLQEQWEYTLKNSPETATVLGDLRYNNRWTELSKNQIEKDKKSTQNFLNRFEAIDSTGFSATDQLNKNLMIYQLKETLKNYDLKLYEMPFNQMWGLHLQFPGFISSIPFDNAKQYQDYITRLKQIPLILDQGIQLAKQGQKDGLMPPKYLIEKVAKQINSIATPVGKDSVFASPLKQFPKNISKAEQERLSREMLQAIDQNVRPAYQKLGTFIQKDYLPYGRQHEGIWSLPNGDELYRFYVENNTTTSESPETIHQLGLKEVARIEAEMLKIAKAQGFNDLKSFQQSLKTNPAVFPKSREEILEIYRGYIAQMQPELPKLFGLLPKNKVEVLPVEQYREKEAAGAEYHQGTPDGSRPGQVYVNTGDFSERSKISMEATAYHEAIPGHHMQIDIAQNLPNLPMFRKQPNHTAYIEGWALYAEQLGKDVGFYKDPLSDYGRLSSELFRACRLVVDTGVHYKKWTRQQMIDFMREHSALDEPDIQAETDRYIAIPAQALAYKMGQLKILELRELAKQELGDRFDIKAFHDMVLNAGTLPLNILDARIKNWIKEQKAAA; translated from the coding sequence ATGAAAAACAGAACCTTACAATTGGCTTGTATCAGTGTTTTATTTTGGATGTTTCATTCTTCTAATGCAACAACCCCCGAAATAAATACAAATAGCATCGAAAAATCACAATCTAAACAAAACAGTAATGTCTCTGTTCGAGTGAAAGCTTTAAACCAACTTTTACAGGAACAGTGGGAATATACTTTGAAAAATAGTCCTGAAACTGCAACCGTTTTAGGAGATTTACGCTATAACAATCGATGGACTGAGCTTTCAAAAAATCAGATCGAGAAAGATAAAAAAAGTACGCAAAATTTTTTAAATCGTTTTGAAGCAATTGATAGCACAGGGTTTTCAGCAACTGATCAATTAAATAAAAATTTAATGATTTATCAGTTGAAAGAAACACTTAAAAATTATGATTTGAAACTCTATGAGATGCCTTTTAATCAAATGTGGGGGCTACATTTACAATTTCCAGGATTTATTAGTTCGATTCCATTTGATAATGCTAAGCAATATCAAGACTATATTACTCGTTTAAAACAGATTCCTCTTATTCTTGATCAAGGGATTCAGTTAGCGAAACAAGGCCAAAAAGATGGCTTGATGCCACCCAAATATTTAATTGAAAAGGTAGCAAAGCAGATTAATAGTATTGCAACTCCCGTAGGGAAGGACAGTGTTTTTGCCTCTCCATTAAAGCAATTTCCAAAAAATATTTCGAAAGCAGAACAAGAACGTTTAAGCCGTGAAATGCTACAGGCCATAGATCAGAATGTTCGGCCTGCCTATCAAAAGCTCGGGACGTTTATTCAGAAAGATTACTTACCCTATGGACGACAACACGAGGGTATATGGAGTTTGCCAAACGGTGACGAACTCTATCGCTTTTATGTAGAAAACAATACGACAACCTCTGAAAGCCCTGAAACTATTCATCAGCTCGGGTTAAAAGAAGTTGCTCGTATAGAAGCGGAAATGCTGAAAATTGCCAAAGCACAAGGTTTCAATGATTTAAAAAGTTTCCAACAATCTTTAAAGACAAATCCCGCGGTTTTCCCAAAATCTCGTGAAGAAATTTTAGAGATTTATCGCGGGTATATTGCCCAAATGCAACCAGAGTTGCCGAAGCTCTTCGGTTTATTACCCAAAAATAAAGTCGAAGTTTTGCCTGTAGAGCAATACCGAGAAAAAGAAGCGGCAGGTGCGGAGTATCACCAAGGCACACCTGATGGTTCACGCCCCGGACAGGTATATGTAAATACTGGCGACTTCTCTGAACGTTCCAAAATATCAATGGAAGCGACCGCTTACCATGAGGCAATTCCCGGCCACCATATGCAGATTGATATTGCCCAAAACTTGCCAAATTTGCCGATGTTCCGAAAGCAACCCAACCACACCGCCTACATTGAAGGATGGGCACTTTACGCAGAGCAACTGGGCAAAGACGTTGGTTTCTATAAAGACCCGCTTTCAGACTATGGAAGACTATCGAGTGAGTTGTTCCGTGCTTGTCGTCTAGTGGTTGACACTGGGGTACATTATAAAAAATGGACCCGTCAGCAAATGATTGATTTTATGCGGGAACACTCAGCTTTAGATGAACCAGATATTCAGGCAGAGACAGATCGCTATATTGCTATTCCTGCCCAAGCATTAGCCTATAAAATGGGACAACTGAAAATTTTAGAGTTACGAGAGCTAGCCAAACAGGAGCTTGGAGATCGTTTTGATATCAAAGCGTTCCATGACATGGTTTTAAATGCAGGAACATTGCCTTTAAATATATTAGATGCACGTATTAAAAATTGGATTAAGGAACAAAAAGCGGCAGCTTAA
- the proY gene encoding amino acid permease: protein MSQNSTLQRGLNTRHIRFLALGSAIGTGLFYGSATAIKMAGPSVLLAYIVAGIAIYIVMRALGEMAVHNPVSGSFSHYASQYIGPLAGFTTGWTYVFEMVIVAIADVTAFGIYMGFWYPDVPRWIWILSLIMFLGAINLIHVKVFGELEFWLSIVKVSAIVAMILGGIGLMFYGFHADHSSVVPGIQNLWIYDGFMPHGIAGLVACLSVVVFAFGGIEIIGITAGESQDPKTTLPKAINAVPVRILLFYVLTIFVLMSIFPWNQIGSQGSPFVQIFENLGIPSAAHILNMVVVTAAISAINSDVFGAGRMLYGMANRGQAPRVFQKLSRNGVPWMTVVVMAGVLLIGVVLNYLIPENVFMIIASIATFATVWVWLMILLSQVAMRRKLSTAEIKALDFPIWGWPYAPAFAIGFMAFILVMMGYFPDSRPAIYVGITWLALLTIAYRIWVKPEQSLGKESNPIQQNVEIES from the coding sequence ATGTCACAAAACTCCACACTACAGCGGGGTTTAAACACCCGCCACATTCGTTTCTTGGCATTGGGCTCAGCAATTGGAACTGGGCTTTTCTATGGTTCGGCAACTGCAATTAAAATGGCAGGGCCTTCAGTATTACTTGCGTATATCGTTGCAGGGATTGCAATTTATATCGTTATGCGCGCTTTGGGTGAAATGGCTGTCCATAATCCCGTCTCTGGCTCATTCAGCCACTATGCATCACAGTACATTGGTCCATTGGCTGGTTTTACGACAGGCTGGACGTATGTCTTTGAAATGGTGATTGTTGCAATTGCCGATGTGACTGCTTTTGGTATTTATATGGGGTTCTGGTATCCCGATGTACCACGGTGGATCTGGATTTTATCCCTGATTATGTTCTTAGGTGCAATTAACCTTATTCACGTTAAAGTCTTTGGTGAGCTCGAGTTTTGGCTGTCTATTGTCAAGGTGAGCGCCATTGTTGCCATGATTTTAGGTGGAATAGGCTTAATGTTCTACGGCTTCCATGCTGACCATAGCAGTGTAGTTCCAGGGATTCAAAACTTATGGATTTATGATGGCTTTATGCCACATGGGATTGCCGGCTTAGTTGCATGTTTATCTGTGGTTGTATTTGCTTTCGGTGGTATCGAAATTATTGGTATTACAGCGGGTGAATCACAAGATCCGAAAACTACTTTACCGAAAGCAATTAATGCAGTTCCAGTACGTATTTTACTTTTCTATGTACTAACCATTTTTGTACTGATGTCGATTTTCCCATGGAATCAAATTGGTAGCCAAGGTAGTCCATTCGTACAAATTTTTGAAAATCTAGGAATTCCATCTGCTGCGCATATTTTAAATATGGTGGTGGTGACCGCTGCAATCTCGGCAATTAATAGTGACGTGTTTGGTGCTGGCCGTATGCTTTATGGTATGGCAAACCGTGGTCAAGCGCCTCGAGTTTTTCAGAAATTATCACGTAATGGTGTGCCATGGATGACTGTAGTGGTTATGGCTGGTGTGCTATTAATTGGTGTGGTGCTGAACTACCTAATTCCTGAAAATGTATTCATGATCATTGCATCGATTGCAACTTTCGCAACTGTTTGGGTGTGGCTCATGATCTTGCTTTCGCAAGTCGCAATGCGCCGTAAGTTATCTACTGCTGAAATTAAAGCACTTGATTTCCCTATCTGGGGTTGGCCATATGCACCTGCGTTTGCAATTGGTTTTATGGCGTTCATCTTAGTCATGATGGGATATTTCCCAGATTCACGTCCTGCAATTTATGTAGGAATCACTTGGCTTGCTCTGTTAACGATTGCTTATCGCATTTGGGTCAAGCCAGAGCAGAGCTTGGGAAAGGAAAGTAATCCTATCCAGCAAAATGTTGAGATAGAAAGCTAA